From the genome of Mycoplasma putrefaciens KS1, one region includes:
- a CDS encoding tRNA1(Val) (adenine(37)-N6)-methyltransferase — MKVLNDLLGYKNRKLYQDSEMFNFTLDSVLVARFANLTSKRKMIVDFGTNNAVIPLIISKYTKAKIIGVEIQPKAAELAQQNIWLNNLSNQIEIVCDDIKHFAKTHNQVFDLVICNPPFFKMDGKPKLKKISQEVVNARHETLITLEEIIYCASKCLKNGGNFTIVHRAERVGEIINLFYKYHIYPKRMMLVQSKPDQDAKTILIDGIYQGNEGMQILPTLITHNTDETYTDELLRYFHD; from the coding sequence ATGAAAGTATTAAATGATCTGCTTGGATATAAAAATAGAAAATTATATCAAGATAGTGAAATGTTTAACTTTACATTAGATAGTGTTTTGGTAGCTAGATTTGCTAATTTAACAAGTAAAAGAAAGATGATTGTTGATTTTGGAACTAATAATGCCGTAATTCCTTTAATTATTAGTAAGTACACAAAAGCTAAGATAATTGGAGTAGAAATACAACCAAAAGCAGCCGAATTAGCACAACAAAATATTTGATTAAATAACTTATCTAATCAAATAGAAATTGTTTGTGATGATATTAAACATTTTGCAAAAACTCATAATCAAGTGTTTGATTTAGTAATTTGTAATCCACCTTTTTTTAAAATGGATGGTAAACCTAAGTTAAAAAAAATTTCTCAAGAAGTTGTTAATGCAAGACACGAAACTTTAATCACATTAGAAGAAATTATTTATTGTGCAAGTAAGTGTTTAAAAAATGGTGGCAATTTTACAATTGTTCATCGTGCTGAAAGAGTCGGAGAAATCATTAATTTATTTTATAAATATCATATTTATCCTAAAAGAATGATGTTAGTACAATCAAAACCAGACCAAGACGCTAAAACTATTTTAATTGATGGCATTTATCAAGGAAACGAAGGAATGCAAATTCTACCAACACTAATTACTCATAATACCGATGAAACTTATACTGATGAGCTTTTAAGATATTTTCATGATTAG
- a CDS encoding DNA polymerase III subunit delta: MKKEQVLNRLKQMIDNNNLFSNIILNTNNNEIGLEIISETIAYAFCKNSANYNFEKIKKQVLENKHIDVMFIGNSSVAITNKEVNELIEKMSLSATGEQNLKFFIIRNAENLKSSAANSILKFLEEPPVNTYGFLLTNNYSEILTTILSRCQLINIENKRTLNSEINVFEQLLISKNKEQILLFNNQLKSMTREEQIKLVTDAYHKTIIHKFYNLIEPTLEFLDDLKFLPITTVAIDNYLIRICEEI; the protein is encoded by the coding sequence ATGAAAAAAGAACAAGTACTTAATAGATTAAAACAAATGATAGATAATAATAATTTGTTTTCAAATATCATTTTAAACACTAATAACAATGAGATTGGCTTAGAAATTATTAGTGAAACTATTGCATATGCTTTTTGTAAAAATTCTGCTAACTATAATTTTGAAAAAATCAAAAAACAAGTTTTAGAAAACAAACACATTGATGTCATGTTTATTGGTAATAGTAGTGTTGCTATTACTAATAAAGAAGTTAATGAGCTAATAGAAAAAATGAGTTTATCAGCAACTGGTGAACAAAATTTAAAATTCTTCATAATTAGAAATGCTGAAAATTTGAAGAGCTCAGCAGCTAATTCAATTTTAAAATTTTTAGAAGAACCTCCTGTAAATACCTATGGATTTTTATTAACAAATAATTATAGCGAAATACTAACTACCATTTTATCTAGATGTCAGCTAATTAATATTGAAAATAAAAGAACTTTAAATTCTGAAATTAATGTTTTTGAACAATTACTAATTAGTAAAAATAAAGAGCAAATTTTATTATTTAATAATCAATTAAAATCAATGACAAGAGAAGAACAGATTAAGTTAGTAACTGATGCTTATCACAAAACTATAATTCATAAGTTTTATAACTTAATAGAACCGACTTTAGAATTTTTAGATGATCTTAAATTTTTACCAATAACTACAGTAGCAATTGATAATTATCTAATTAGAATTTGTGAGGAAATCTAA
- the tmk gene encoding dTMP kinase has translation MFITFEGIDGSGKTTALLDVKSELEKMGYKVLVTREPGGELIAEQIRKILLDNNNLTINPWTEALLFIAARKEHLEKVIKPALKNNIIVISDRFIDSTSAYQGSAREIGVENVDRIQNTVLGDCIPDLTLFFDISFDLAEARINIRGKTTKNRLDKEKKDFKQKVYQGYKTLIKKNPDRIKVIDASKTLDIVSKQALEFILEKIKENEKRTST, from the coding sequence ATGTTTATTACATTTGAAGGAATAGATGGAAGTGGTAAAACCACAGCCTTATTGGATGTTAAATCAGAACTAGAAAAAATGGGTTATAAAGTTTTAGTTACTCGTGAACCTGGTGGAGAGTTGATAGCTGAACAAATACGAAAAATCCTTTTAGATAATAACAATTTAACAATTAATCCTTGAACTGAAGCATTACTATTTATTGCTGCAAGAAAAGAACATCTAGAAAAAGTAATTAAACCTGCACTTAAAAATAATATTATTGTTATTTCAGATAGATTTATAGATTCAACTAGCGCATACCAAGGTAGTGCTAGAGAAATTGGAGTTGAAAATGTAGATCGTATTCAAAATACCGTTTTAGGAGATTGCATACCAGACTTAACCTTATTTTTTGATATTTCATTTGACCTTGCTGAAGCTAGAATAAACATTAGAGGAAAAACTACTAAAAACCGTTTAGATAAAGAAAAAAAAGATTTTAAGCAAAAAGTTTATCAAGGATATAAGACGCTAATTAAAAAAAATCCTGATCGAATTAAAGTGATTGATGCATCTAAAACTTTAGATATAGTCTCAAAACAAGCATTAGAATTCATTTTAGAAAAAATTAAAGAAAATGAAAAAAGAACAAGTACTTAA
- the recR gene encoding recombination mediator RecR has translation MSEVLFDKIVEKIKNTKGLTKKTSERLLSDLIMSKNKLEEFIDQLILLKEHISICKICGYLSEDKQCLVCDLQKRNTDSICVVSSILDAKNIETINKYKGVYHILNGEINLNRNITPDKLNVNKLLERINSNSEVILALNATFEGELTANYLNKLLSEQNIKVTRLAKGIPMGASLDYMDEYTLENAFNNRKKYGE, from the coding sequence ATGTCAGAAGTATTATTTGACAAAATAGTTGAAAAAATCAAAAATACTAAAGGTTTAACTAAAAAAACTTCAGAAAGATTATTAAGTGATTTAATCATGAGTAAAAATAAATTAGAAGAATTTATTGATCAGTTAATTTTATTAAAAGAACATATTTCAATATGTAAAATTTGTGGTTATTTGTCAGAAGACAAGCAATGCTTAGTTTGTGATTTACAAAAAAGAAATACTGATTCTATTTGTGTGGTTAGCTCAATACTTGATGCTAAAAATATTGAAACAATTAATAAATATAAAGGTGTTTATCATATCTTAAATGGAGAAATCAATTTAAATAGAAATATCACCCCAGATAAACTAAATGTTAATAAATTATTAGAAAGAATCAACTCTAATTCTGAAGTGATCTTAGCTTTAAATGCTACTTTTGAAGGTGAATTAACAGCAAATTATTTAAATAAATTGCTATCTGAACAAAACATTAAAGTTACTAGGCTTGCTAAAGGAATACCAATGGGAGCAAGTTTGGATTATATGGACGAATACACATTAGAAAATGCTTTTAACAATAGAAAAAAATATGGAGAATAG